A genomic region of Elephas maximus indicus isolate mEleMax1 chromosome 10, mEleMax1 primary haplotype, whole genome shotgun sequence contains the following coding sequences:
- the DCAF11 gene encoding DDB1- and CUL4-associated factor 11 isoform X1 has protein sequence MGSRNSSSAGSGSGDPSEGLPRRGAGLRLSEEEEEEDEDVDLAQVLAYLLRRGQVRLVQGGGAANLQLIQALSDSEEEHDSAWDGRLGDRYNPPVDATPDTRELERNEIKTQVELATGRLGLRQAAQKYSFPRMLHQRERGLCHRGSFSLGEQSRVMSHFLPNDLGYTDTYSQKAFCGIYSKDGQIFMSACQDQTIRLYDCRYGRFRKFKSIKARDVGWSVLDVAFTPDGNHFLYSSWSDYIHICSIYGEGDTHTALDLRPDERRFAVFSIAVSSDGREVLGGANDGCLYVFDREQNQRTLQIESHEDDVNAVAFADVSSQILFSGGDDAICKVWDRRTMREDDPKPVGALAGHQDGITFIDSKGDARYLISNSKDQTIKLWDIRRFSSREGMEASRQAATQQDWDYRWQQVPKKAWRKLKLPGDSSLMTYRGHGVLHTLIRCRFSPTHSTGQQFIYSGCSTGKVVVYDLLSGHIVKKLTNHKACVRDVSWHPFEEKIVSSSWDGNLRLWQYRQAEYFQDDMPESEECPSAPTATPHPSTAFSSPQ, from the exons ATGGGATCACGGAACAGCAGCAGTGCAGGATCCGGGTCCGGAGACCCCTCTGAGGGCTTGCCCCGAAGAGGGGCTGGCCTTCGACTgagtgaggaagaggaagaggaggatgaAGATGTGGATCTGGCCCAGGTACTGGCCTATCTCCTCCGCAG AGGCCAAGTGAGGTTGGTGCAGGGCGGAGGTGCAGCAAATTTGCAACTCATCCAGGCCCTCTCTGACTCAGAGGAAGAGCATGACAGTGCCTGGGATGGTCGCCTGGGGGACCGATACAACCCACCTG TGGACGCAACCCCTGACACCCGAGAGCTGGAACGCAATGAGATCAAGACACAAGTGGAATTGGCCACAGGTCGTCTGGGTCTCAGGCAGGCAGCCCAGAAGTACAGCTTTCCTCGAATGCTGCACCAG AGAGAACGGGGCCTCTGCCACCGGGGAAGCTTCTCCCTTGGAGAACAGTCTCGAGTGATGTCTCA CTTCTTGCCCAATGATCTGGGCTACACTGACACCTACTCTCAGAAGGCTTTCTGTGGTATCTACAGCAAAGATGGTCAAATCTTCATGTCTGCTTGCCAAG ACCAGACTATCCGACTGTATGACTGCCGGTATGGCCGCTTCCGTAAATTCAAGAGCATCAAGGCCCGGGATGTAGGCTGGAGTGTCCTGGATGTGGCCTTCACCCCTGATGGAAACCACTTCCTTTACTCTAGCTGGTCTGATTACA tTCATATCTGCAGCATCTACGGGGAGGGAGACACACACACTGCCCTGGATCTAAG GCCAGATGAGCGTCGCTTTGCTGTCTTCTCCATTGCCGTCTCCTCAGATGGACGAGAAGTGCTAGGAGG GGCCAATGATGGCTGCTTGTATGTCTTTGACCGAGAACAGAACCAGCGCACCCTTCAG ATTGAGTCCCACGAGGATGATGTGAATGCAGTAGCCTTTGCTGACGTAAGCTCCCAAATCCTGTTTTCCGGGGGAGATGATGCTATCTGCAAAGTGTGGGATCGACGCACCATGCGGGAGGATGACCCCAAGCCTGTGGGTGCACTGGCTGGACACCAGGATGGCATAACCTTCATTGACAGCAAG GGCGATGCCCGATATCTCATCTCCAACTCTAAAGACCAGACCATCAAGCTTTGGGACATCCGGCGCTTTTCCAGCCGGGAAGGCATGGAAGCCTCACGCCAAGCTGCCACACAGCAAGACTGGGACTACCGCTGGCAGCAGGTGCCCAAAAAAG CCTGGCGGAAGCTGAAGCTCCCAGGGGACAGCTCCTTGATGACCTACCGGGGCCACGGAGTGCTGCATACCCTCATCCGCTGCCGGTTCTCCCCCACCCACAGCACTGGGCAACAGTTCATCTATAGCGGCTGCTCTACCGGCAAAGTGGTTG TGTACGACCTCCTAAGCGGCCACATCGTGAAGAAGCTGACCAACCACAAGGCCTGTGTGCGTGACGTCAGTTGGCACCCCTTTGAGGAAAAGATTGTCAGCAGTTCG TGGGACGGGAACCTGCGTCTGTGGCAGTACCGCCAGGCTGAATACTTCCAGGATGACATGCCAGAGTCTGAGGAATGCCCCAGTGCTCCCACCGCAACACCTCACCCTTCTACCGCCTTTTCCTCTCCCCAGTAG
- the DCAF11 gene encoding DDB1- and CUL4-associated factor 11 isoform X3, whose protein sequence is MKMWIWPRYWPISSAVDATPDTRELERNEIKTQVELATGRLGLRQAAQKYSFPRMLHQRERGLCHRGSFSLGEQSRVMSHFLPNDLGYTDTYSQKAFCGIYSKDGQIFMSACQDQTIRLYDCRYGRFRKFKSIKARDVGWSVLDVAFTPDGNHFLYSSWSDYIHICSIYGEGDTHTALDLRPDERRFAVFSIAVSSDGREVLGGANDGCLYVFDREQNQRTLQIESHEDDVNAVAFADVSSQILFSGGDDAICKVWDRRTMREDDPKPVGALAGHQDGITFIDSKGDARYLISNSKDQTIKLWDIRRFSSREGMEASRQAATQQDWDYRWQQVPKKAWRKLKLPGDSSLMTYRGHGVLHTLIRCRFSPTHSTGQQFIYSGCSTGKVVVYDLLSGHIVKKLTNHKACVRDVSWHPFEEKIVSSSWDGNLRLWQYRQAEYFQDDMPESEECPSAPTATPHPSTAFSSPQ, encoded by the exons atgaAGATGTGGATCTGGCCCAGGTACTGGCCTATCTCCTCCGCAG TGGACGCAACCCCTGACACCCGAGAGCTGGAACGCAATGAGATCAAGACACAAGTGGAATTGGCCACAGGTCGTCTGGGTCTCAGGCAGGCAGCCCAGAAGTACAGCTTTCCTCGAATGCTGCACCAG AGAGAACGGGGCCTCTGCCACCGGGGAAGCTTCTCCCTTGGAGAACAGTCTCGAGTGATGTCTCA CTTCTTGCCCAATGATCTGGGCTACACTGACACCTACTCTCAGAAGGCTTTCTGTGGTATCTACAGCAAAGATGGTCAAATCTTCATGTCTGCTTGCCAAG ACCAGACTATCCGACTGTATGACTGCCGGTATGGCCGCTTCCGTAAATTCAAGAGCATCAAGGCCCGGGATGTAGGCTGGAGTGTCCTGGATGTGGCCTTCACCCCTGATGGAAACCACTTCCTTTACTCTAGCTGGTCTGATTACA tTCATATCTGCAGCATCTACGGGGAGGGAGACACACACACTGCCCTGGATCTAAG GCCAGATGAGCGTCGCTTTGCTGTCTTCTCCATTGCCGTCTCCTCAGATGGACGAGAAGTGCTAGGAGG GGCCAATGATGGCTGCTTGTATGTCTTTGACCGAGAACAGAACCAGCGCACCCTTCAG ATTGAGTCCCACGAGGATGATGTGAATGCAGTAGCCTTTGCTGACGTAAGCTCCCAAATCCTGTTTTCCGGGGGAGATGATGCTATCTGCAAAGTGTGGGATCGACGCACCATGCGGGAGGATGACCCCAAGCCTGTGGGTGCACTGGCTGGACACCAGGATGGCATAACCTTCATTGACAGCAAG GGCGATGCCCGATATCTCATCTCCAACTCTAAAGACCAGACCATCAAGCTTTGGGACATCCGGCGCTTTTCCAGCCGGGAAGGCATGGAAGCCTCACGCCAAGCTGCCACACAGCAAGACTGGGACTACCGCTGGCAGCAGGTGCCCAAAAAAG CCTGGCGGAAGCTGAAGCTCCCAGGGGACAGCTCCTTGATGACCTACCGGGGCCACGGAGTGCTGCATACCCTCATCCGCTGCCGGTTCTCCCCCACCCACAGCACTGGGCAACAGTTCATCTATAGCGGCTGCTCTACCGGCAAAGTGGTTG TGTACGACCTCCTAAGCGGCCACATCGTGAAGAAGCTGACCAACCACAAGGCCTGTGTGCGTGACGTCAGTTGGCACCCCTTTGAGGAAAAGATTGTCAGCAGTTCG TGGGACGGGAACCTGCGTCTGTGGCAGTACCGCCAGGCTGAATACTTCCAGGATGACATGCCAGAGTCTGAGGAATGCCCCAGTGCTCCCACCGCAACACCTCACCCTTCTACCGCCTTTTCCTCTCCCCAGTAG
- the DCAF11 gene encoding DDB1- and CUL4-associated factor 11 isoform X2, translating to MKMWIWPRGQVRLVQGGGAANLQLIQALSDSEEEHDSAWDGRLGDRYNPPVDATPDTRELERNEIKTQVELATGRLGLRQAAQKYSFPRMLHQRERGLCHRGSFSLGEQSRVMSHFLPNDLGYTDTYSQKAFCGIYSKDGQIFMSACQDQTIRLYDCRYGRFRKFKSIKARDVGWSVLDVAFTPDGNHFLYSSWSDYIHICSIYGEGDTHTALDLRPDERRFAVFSIAVSSDGREVLGGANDGCLYVFDREQNQRTLQIESHEDDVNAVAFADVSSQILFSGGDDAICKVWDRRTMREDDPKPVGALAGHQDGITFIDSKGDARYLISNSKDQTIKLWDIRRFSSREGMEASRQAATQQDWDYRWQQVPKKAWRKLKLPGDSSLMTYRGHGVLHTLIRCRFSPTHSTGQQFIYSGCSTGKVVVYDLLSGHIVKKLTNHKACVRDVSWHPFEEKIVSSSWDGNLRLWQYRQAEYFQDDMPESEECPSAPTATPHPSTAFSSPQ from the exons atgaAGATGTGGATCTGGCCCAG AGGCCAAGTGAGGTTGGTGCAGGGCGGAGGTGCAGCAAATTTGCAACTCATCCAGGCCCTCTCTGACTCAGAGGAAGAGCATGACAGTGCCTGGGATGGTCGCCTGGGGGACCGATACAACCCACCTG TGGACGCAACCCCTGACACCCGAGAGCTGGAACGCAATGAGATCAAGACACAAGTGGAATTGGCCACAGGTCGTCTGGGTCTCAGGCAGGCAGCCCAGAAGTACAGCTTTCCTCGAATGCTGCACCAG AGAGAACGGGGCCTCTGCCACCGGGGAAGCTTCTCCCTTGGAGAACAGTCTCGAGTGATGTCTCA CTTCTTGCCCAATGATCTGGGCTACACTGACACCTACTCTCAGAAGGCTTTCTGTGGTATCTACAGCAAAGATGGTCAAATCTTCATGTCTGCTTGCCAAG ACCAGACTATCCGACTGTATGACTGCCGGTATGGCCGCTTCCGTAAATTCAAGAGCATCAAGGCCCGGGATGTAGGCTGGAGTGTCCTGGATGTGGCCTTCACCCCTGATGGAAACCACTTCCTTTACTCTAGCTGGTCTGATTACA tTCATATCTGCAGCATCTACGGGGAGGGAGACACACACACTGCCCTGGATCTAAG GCCAGATGAGCGTCGCTTTGCTGTCTTCTCCATTGCCGTCTCCTCAGATGGACGAGAAGTGCTAGGAGG GGCCAATGATGGCTGCTTGTATGTCTTTGACCGAGAACAGAACCAGCGCACCCTTCAG ATTGAGTCCCACGAGGATGATGTGAATGCAGTAGCCTTTGCTGACGTAAGCTCCCAAATCCTGTTTTCCGGGGGAGATGATGCTATCTGCAAAGTGTGGGATCGACGCACCATGCGGGAGGATGACCCCAAGCCTGTGGGTGCACTGGCTGGACACCAGGATGGCATAACCTTCATTGACAGCAAG GGCGATGCCCGATATCTCATCTCCAACTCTAAAGACCAGACCATCAAGCTTTGGGACATCCGGCGCTTTTCCAGCCGGGAAGGCATGGAAGCCTCACGCCAAGCTGCCACACAGCAAGACTGGGACTACCGCTGGCAGCAGGTGCCCAAAAAAG CCTGGCGGAAGCTGAAGCTCCCAGGGGACAGCTCCTTGATGACCTACCGGGGCCACGGAGTGCTGCATACCCTCATCCGCTGCCGGTTCTCCCCCACCCACAGCACTGGGCAACAGTTCATCTATAGCGGCTGCTCTACCGGCAAAGTGGTTG TGTACGACCTCCTAAGCGGCCACATCGTGAAGAAGCTGACCAACCACAAGGCCTGTGTGCGTGACGTCAGTTGGCACCCCTTTGAGGAAAAGATTGTCAGCAGTTCG TGGGACGGGAACCTGCGTCTGTGGCAGTACCGCCAGGCTGAATACTTCCAGGATGACATGCCAGAGTCTGAGGAATGCCCCAGTGCTCCCACCGCAACACCTCACCCTTCTACCGCCTTTTCCTCTCCCCAGTAG
- the FITM1 gene encoding fat storage-inducing transmembrane protein 1: protein MERGPVVGAGSGARAQIRALLGCLLKVLLWLASALLYFGSEQAARLLGSACFRRLYHAWLAAVVIFGPLLQFHVNPRTIFASHGNFFNIKFVNSAWGWTCTFLGGFVLLVVFLATRRVAVTARHLSRLVVGAAVWRGAGRAFLLIEDLTGSCFEPVPQGLLLHELPDRCSCLAAGHQWRGYTVSSHTFLLTFCCLLMAEEAAVFAKYLAHGLPAGAPLRLVFLLNVLLLGLWNFLLLCTVIYFHQYTHKVVGAAVGTFAWYLTYGSWYHLPWSPGSPGHGLFPRPHPSRKHN, encoded by the exons atGGAGCGGGGGCCAGTGGTGGGGGCAGGGTCAGGGGCCAGGGCCCAGATCCGGGCACTCCTGGGTTGCCTGTTGAAGGTGCTGCTCTGGCTGGCCTCTGCCTTGCTGTACTTTGGAAGTGAACAGGCCGCCCGCCTCCTGGGCAGCGCCTGCTTTCGGCGCCTCTACCATGCCTGGCTAGCAGCAGTGGTCATCTTCGGGCCCCTTCTACAGTTCCATGTCAACCCTCGGACCATCTTCGCCAGCCACGGCAACTTCTTCAACAT AAAGTTTGTGAATTCCGCGTGGGGCTGGACATGCACCTTCCTCGGAGGCTTTGTGTTGCTCGTGGTATTCCTGGCCACGCGGCGAGTGGCGGTGACCGCCCGACACTTGAGCCGGCTGGTGGTGGGTGCAGCCGTGTGGCGGGGGGCTGGTAGGGCCTTCCTGCTCATCGAGGACCTGACAGGCTCCTGCTTTGAGCCTGTACCCCAGGGCCTGCTGCTCCATGAGCTGCCGGACCGCTGCAGCTGCCTGGCTGCTGGCCACCAGTGGCGGGGCTACACTGTCTCCTCCCACACCTTCCTACTCACCTTCTGCTGCCTGCTCATGGCTGAGGAAGCAGCAGTGTTCGCCAAGTACCTGGCCCACGGGCTGCCCGCTGGCGCCCCCCTGCGCCTCGTCTTCCTGCTCAACGTGCTGCTGCTGGGCCTCTGGAACTTCTTGCTGCTCTGTACCGTCATCTACTTCCACCAGTATACTCACAAGGTGGTGGGTGCCGCAGTAGGCACCTTCGCCTGGTACCTCACCTATGGCAGCTGGTATCATCTGCCCTGGTCCCCAGGGAGCCCAGGCCATGGGCTCTTTCCTCGCCCTCACCCCAGCCGCAAGCATAACTGA
- the PSME1 gene encoding proteasome activator complex subunit 1, translated as MTTLRVQPEAQAKVNVFREDLCAKTENLLGSYFPKKISELDAFLKEPALNEANLSNLKAPLDIPVPDPVKEKEKEERKKQQEKEDKDEKKKGEDEDKGPPCGPVSCNEKIVALLQRLKPEIKDVIEQLNLVTTWLQLQIPRIEDGNNFGVAVQEKVFELMTTLHTKLEGFHTQISKYFSERGDAVTKAAKQPHVGDYRQLVHELDEAEYRDIRLRIMEIRNAYAVLYDIILKNFEKLKKPRGETKGMIY; from the exons ATGACCACACTCAGGGTCCAGCCTGAAGCCCAAGCCAAG GTGAATGTGTTCCGGGAAGACCTGTGTGCCAAG ACAGAGAACCTGCTTGGGAGCTATTTCCCCAAGAAGATTTCTGAGTTGGATGCATTTCTAAAG GAGCCAGCTCTCAATGAAGCCAACCTGAGCAATCTGAAGGCTCCATTGGACATACCAGTGCCTGACCCAgtcaaggagaaagagaaggaggagcGGAAGAAACAGCAGGAG AAGGAAgacaaggatgaaaagaaaaaaggggaagaTGAAGACAAAG GTCCTCCCTGTGGCCCAGTGAGCTGCAATGAGAAGATCGTGGCCCTCTTGCAGCGCCTGAAGCCAGAGATCAAAGACGTCATTGAGCAGCTCAACCTG GTCACCACCTGGTTGCAGCTGCAGATACCACGGATTGAGGATGGGAACAACTTTGGAGTGGCTGTCCAG GAAAAGGTGTTTGAGCTGATGACCACCCTTCACACCAAGCTGGAAGGCTTCCACACCCAAATCTCCAA GTATTTCTCTGAGCGGGGTGATGCAGTAACCAAAGCAGCCAAGCAACCCCATGTG GGTGATTATCGGCAGCTGGTGCATGAGCTGGATGAGGCGGAGTACCGGGACATCCGTCTGAGGATCATGGAGATCCGCAATGCTTAC GCAGTGCTATATGACATCATCCTGAAGAACTTCGAAAAACTCAAGAAGCCCAGGGGAGAAACAAAGGGGATGATTTATTGA
- the EMC9 gene encoding ER membrane protein complex subunit 9 isoform X2 yields MGEVEISARAYVKMCLHAARYPHAAVNGLLLAPAPRTGECLCLTDCVPLFHSHLALSVMLEVALNQVDVWGAQGGLVVAGYYHANAALDDQSPGPLALKIAGRIAEFFPDAVLIMLDNQKLVPQPRVPPVIVLENHGLRWAPKDKNLVMWRDWEESRQMVGALLEGRAHQHLVDFDSHLDDIRQDWTNQQLNTQITQWIDPTNENA; encoded by the exons ATGGGGGAGGTGGAGATCTCAGCCCGGGCCTACGTGAAGATGTGCCTGCACGCCGCCCGGTACCCGCACGCTGCTGTCAACGGGCTGTTGCTGGCGCCGGCGCCGCGGACCGGGGAATGTCTGTGCCTCACAGACTGTGTGCCCCTATTCCACAGCCACCTGGCCCTGTCCGTCATGCTGGAGGTCGCCCTCAACCAG GTGGATGTGTGGGGTGCACAGGGCGGTCTGGTGGTGGCTGGGTACTACCATGCCAATGCAGCTCTGGACGACCAGAG ccctgggcccctggccttgaaaATTGCTGGGCGAATTGCAGAATTCTTCCCTGATGCAGTACTCATCATG CTAGATAATCAGAAACTGGTGCCTCAACCTCGTGTGCCCCCAGTCATTGTCCTGGAGAACCATGGTCTCCGCTGGGCCCCCAAAGACAAGAACTT AGTGATGTGGAGGGACTGGGAAGAGTCGCGGCAGATGGTAGGAGCACTTCTGGAGGGCCGGGCCCACCAGCACCTTGTGGACTTTGACTCACACCTTGATGACATCCGGCAGGACTGGACCAACCAGCAGCTGAATACCCAAATCACCCAGTGGATTGATCCCACTAATGAAAATGCTTGA
- the EMC9 gene encoding ER membrane protein complex subunit 9 isoform X1 — MGEVEISARAYVKMCLHAARYPHAAVNGLLLAPAPRTGECLCLTDCVPLFHSHLALSVMLEVALNQVDVWGAQGGLVVAGYYHANAALDDQRSRVCTSGTMLGTGVRKYNDDPGPLALKIAGRIAEFFPDAVLIMLDNQKLVPQPRVPPVIVLENHGLRWAPKDKNLVMWRDWEESRQMVGALLEGRAHQHLVDFDSHLDDIRQDWTNQQLNTQITQWIDPTNENA; from the exons ATGGGGGAGGTGGAGATCTCAGCCCGGGCCTACGTGAAGATGTGCCTGCACGCCGCCCGGTACCCGCACGCTGCTGTCAACGGGCTGTTGCTGGCGCCGGCGCCGCGGACCGGGGAATGTCTGTGCCTCACAGACTGTGTGCCCCTATTCCACAGCCACCTGGCCCTGTCCGTCATGCTGGAGGTCGCCCTCAACCAG GTGGATGTGTGGGGTGCACAGGGCGGTCTGGTGGTGGCTGGGTACTACCATGCCAATGCAGCTCTGGACGACCAGAG GAGCAGAGTCTGTACATCTGGCACTATGCTGGGTACTGGAGTGAGGAAATACAATGATGA ccctgggcccctggccttgaaaATTGCTGGGCGAATTGCAGAATTCTTCCCTGATGCAGTACTCATCATG CTAGATAATCAGAAACTGGTGCCTCAACCTCGTGTGCCCCCAGTCATTGTCCTGGAGAACCATGGTCTCCGCTGGGCCCCCAAAGACAAGAACTT AGTGATGTGGAGGGACTGGGAAGAGTCGCGGCAGATGGTAGGAGCACTTCTGGAGGGCCGGGCCCACCAGCACCTTGTGGACTTTGACTCACACCTTGATGACATCCGGCAGGACTGGACCAACCAGCAGCTGAATACCCAAATCACCCAGTGGATTGATCCCACTAATGAAAATGCTTGA
- the PSME2 gene encoding proteasome activator complex subunit 2, whose amino-acid sequence MAKPCGVRLSGEARKQVDVFRQNLFQEAEEFLCTFLPQKIVYLNQLLKEDSFSVTDLTSLRAPLDIPIPDPPPKDDEMETDKQEKKEAPKCGFLPGNEKLLALLALVKPEVWTLKEKCILVITWIQHLIPKIEDGNDFGVAIQEKVLERVNAVKTKVEAFQTTISKYFSERGDAVAKASKETHVMDYRALVHERDEAAYRDLRAMVLDLRTFYAELYHIISSNLEKIVNPKGEEKPSMY is encoded by the exons ATGGCCAAGCCTTGTGGGGTACGCCTGAGCGGGGAGGCCCGCAAACAG GTGGATGTCTTCAGGCAAAATCTCTTCCAGGAG GCTGAGGAATTCCTCTGCACATTCTTGCCGCAGAAGATCGTATACCTGAATCAGCTCTTGAAA GAAGACTCCTTCAGTGTGACTGACCTGACTTCCCTCCGGGCCCCACTGGACATCCCTATCCCAGACCCCCCACCCAAGGATGATGAG ATGGAAACAGATAAGCAGGAGAAAAAAGAAG CCCCTAAGTGCGGCTTTCTCCCTGGAAACGAGAAGCTGCTGGCCCTGCTTGCCCTAGTTAAGCCAGAAGTCTGGACTCTCAAAGAGAAATGCATTCTG GTGATCACATGGATCCAGCATCTGATTCCCAAGATTGAGGACGGAAATGATTTTGGGGTGGCAATCCAG GAGAAAGTGCTGGAGAGGGTGAATGCAGTCAAGACCAAGGTGGAAGCCTTCCAGACAACCATTTCCAA gtacttctcagaacgTGGGGATGCAGTGGCCAAGGCCTCCAAGGAGACCCATGTA ATGGATTACCGGGCCCTGGTGCATGAGCGAGATGAGGCAGCCTATAGGGATCTCAGAGCCATGGTGCTGGACTTAAGGACCTTCTAT gctgaGCTTTATCATATAATCAGCAGCAACCTGGAGAAAATTGTCAATCCAAAGGGTGAAGAGAAGCCATCTATGTACTGA